A genomic stretch from Cellulomonas sp. KRMCY2 includes:
- a CDS encoding PLP-dependent aminotransferase family protein produces the protein MGWVTPAPGSAAHTVQPATGTRLDPWIGAYADRTHGMRASEIRALFAVANRPEVVSLAGGMPNLEGLPLETLAQIAHDLVLTRGTTALQYGSGQGDETLREQILEVMRLEGIEAHPDDVVVTTGSQQALDLVTRLFVNPGDVVVAEAPSYVGALGVFRAYQADVVHVPLDDNGLVPEALEETLARLAAEGRSVKLLYTVPNFHNPAGVSLSLERRPRILEIARRYGVLVLEDNPYGLLGFDGEPMPAMRSMDDTGVIYLGSFSKTFAPGYRVGWAVAPHAIREKLVLASESAILCPSNASQLAVSAYLANHDWRGQIKSYREMYRERRDAMIGALAEHIPEATWTVPEGGFYTWVRLPNGMDAQAMLPRAITALVAYVAGTAFYADGQGADHMRLSFCYPTPDRIREGVRRLAGVVAAESELVQIFGTGTDRHRASQTVESVVTDTH, from the coding sequence ATGGGGTGGGTGACTCCTGCCCCCGGCAGCGCCGCCCACACTGTCCAGCCCGCCACCGGGACCCGTCTCGACCCGTGGATCGGTGCGTACGCCGACCGGACCCACGGCATGCGCGCATCCGAGATCCGCGCGCTGTTCGCCGTCGCCAACCGGCCCGAGGTCGTGTCGCTGGCCGGCGGCATGCCCAACCTCGAAGGCCTTCCGCTGGAGACGCTCGCCCAGATCGCCCACGACCTGGTCCTGACCCGCGGCACGACGGCGCTGCAGTACGGCTCGGGCCAGGGTGACGAGACGCTGCGCGAGCAGATCCTCGAGGTGATGCGCCTCGAGGGCATCGAGGCGCACCCGGACGACGTGGTCGTCACGACCGGATCACAACAAGCCCTCGACCTTGTGACTCGACTCTTTGTCAACCCCGGCGACGTCGTCGTCGCGGAGGCCCCCAGCTATGTCGGCGCGCTCGGCGTCTTCCGGGCCTACCAGGCCGACGTCGTGCATGTCCCGCTCGACGACAACGGCCTCGTGCCCGAGGCGCTCGAGGAGACCCTCGCGCGGCTGGCCGCCGAAGGTCGCTCGGTCAAGCTCCTGTACACCGTGCCCAACTTCCACAACCCCGCAGGCGTCAGCCTGAGCCTCGAACGCCGACCGCGGATCCTGGAGATCGCCCGCCGCTACGGCGTGCTCGTCCTGGAGGACAACCCGTACGGTCTGCTCGGCTTCGACGGCGAGCCCATGCCGGCGATGCGGTCGATGGACGACACGGGCGTGATCTACCTCGGATCGTTCTCGAAGACCTTCGCCCCGGGCTACCGGGTCGGCTGGGCCGTCGCGCCGCACGCCATCCGCGAGAAGCTGGTCCTGGCCAGCGAGTCCGCCATCCTGTGCCCGTCGAACGCCTCGCAGCTCGCCGTCTCGGCCTACCTGGCCAACCACGACTGGCGCGGCCAGATCAAGTCCTACCGCGAGATGTACCGCGAACGCCGCGACGCGATGATCGGCGCGCTGGCCGAGCACATCCCGGAGGCGACCTGGACCGTGCCGGAGGGTGGCTTCTACACCTGGGTCCGGTTGCCCAACGGGATGGACGCTCAGGCGATGCTGCCGCGCGCGATCACCGCCCTGGTCGCCTACGTGGCCGGCACGGCGTTCTACGCCGACGGACAGGGTGCCGACCACATGCGGCTGTCCTTCTGCTACCCGACGCCGGACCGGATCCGCGAGGGCGTCCGGCGGCTCGCCGGGGTCGTCGCCGCAGAGTCCGAGCTCGTCCAGATCTTCGGCACAGGGACGGACCGGCACCGCGCGTCGCAGACCGTCGAGTCGGTCGTCACCGACACCCACTGA
- the trxA gene encoding thioredoxin, translating to MTTVPVTDATFAADVLKSDVPVLVDFWAPWCGPCRQVAPILEELSGTYAGRLTIAKLNTDENPAVTAAYGITSIPTINIYSGGELVKQIVGARPKPALVNEIESVLS from the coding sequence GTGACCACCGTCCCCGTCACCGACGCCACCTTCGCGGCCGACGTCCTGAAGTCCGACGTCCCCGTGCTGGTCGACTTCTGGGCGCCGTGGTGCGGGCCGTGCCGTCAGGTCGCGCCGATCCTCGAGGAGCTGTCCGGCACCTACGCGGGCCGCCTGACGATCGCCAAGCTCAACACCGACGAGAACCCCGCGGTGACGGCGGCGTACGGGATCACGTCGATCCCGACGATCAACATCTACTCGGGCGGCGAGCTGGTCAAGCAGATCGTCGGAGCGCGGCCCAAGCCGGCCCTCGTGAACGAGATCGAGTCCGTCCTGTCCTGA
- the trxB gene encoding thioredoxin-disulfide reductase gives MTDTARDLVIIGSGPAGYTAAVYAARAGLEPVVIAGSVTAGGALMNTTEVENFPGFVDGIMGPELMENMQKQAERFGARIVYDDVVQASLTGPVKTVVTGNGETYTARSVILATGSAYRQLGLPEETRLSGHGVSWCATCDGFFFRNQEVVVVGGGDSAVEEATFLTRFASKVTIVHRRDELRASKIMADRALADPKIEFAWNSLVSAIHGQDKVTGVTLRDTVTGAERELPATGVFVAIGHIPRNELLVGQVDLDESGYVLVAADGARGTATNLPGVFACGDVVDHVYRQAITAAGTGCAAALDAQHYLADLGHPAEPSTDPSQPATSEEIL, from the coding sequence GTGACGGACACCGCACGCGATCTGGTCATCATCGGATCGGGCCCCGCCGGGTACACGGCAGCCGTGTACGCCGCCCGGGCAGGCCTGGAGCCCGTCGTGATCGCCGGGTCGGTCACCGCCGGTGGTGCGTTGATGAACACGACCGAGGTGGAGAACTTCCCCGGTTTCGTCGACGGCATCATGGGCCCCGAGCTCATGGAGAACATGCAGAAGCAGGCCGAGCGCTTCGGCGCCCGGATCGTGTACGACGACGTCGTGCAGGCCTCCCTGACCGGCCCGGTCAAGACGGTGGTCACCGGCAACGGCGAGACCTACACCGCGCGGTCCGTGATCCTGGCGACCGGCTCGGCCTACCGCCAGCTCGGCCTGCCGGAGGAGACCCGGCTGTCCGGGCACGGCGTGTCCTGGTGCGCGACCTGCGACGGCTTCTTCTTCCGCAACCAGGAGGTCGTCGTCGTCGGCGGCGGGGACTCCGCCGTCGAGGAGGCCACCTTCCTGACGCGCTTCGCGAGCAAGGTCACGATCGTGCACCGCCGCGACGAGCTGCGTGCCTCGAAGATCATGGCGGATCGGGCACTGGCCGATCCCAAGATCGAGTTCGCCTGGAACAGCCTGGTCTCGGCGATCCACGGCCAGGACAAGGTGACCGGGGTGACCCTGCGCGACACCGTCACCGGTGCCGAGCGGGAGCTCCCCGCCACTGGCGTGTTCGTCGCGATCGGCCACATCCCACGCAACGAGCTGCTCGTCGGGCAGGTCGACCTCGACGAGAGCGGCTACGTCCTGGTCGCGGCTGACGGCGCGCGCGGTACCGCGACCAACCTTCCTGGCGTCTTCGCGTGCGGCGATGTCGTCGACCACGTCTATCGTCAGGCGATCACCGCGGCCGGCACCGGCTGCGCAGCAGCGCTCGACGCCCAGCACTACCTCGCCGATCTCGGGCATCCCGCCGAGCCTTCGACCGACCCGTCCCAGCCCGCGACCTCCGAGGAGATCCTGTGA
- a CDS encoding murein biosynthesis integral membrane protein MurJ yields the protein MSAVTGPEPGDDGTVPTGSGGGGLGRSTAVMAAGTAVSRVLGVVRAAVLAAAIGLNVGPASAFAVANWLPTMIYMLIAGGVLNAVLVPQVVRAYRSPNGQAYVDRLLTLSGVLLLGLTVVLTAAAPVVVWFATRAGSSDPEFTALATAFALWCMPQIFFYGTYTLLGQVLNARGSFGPYMWAPVVNNVVSIAGFVTFIVMFGQYERGGSAGDYAWWDGGRIAVLAGFTTLGIVAQAVVLVIPLYRSGFRYHPRFDWRGTGLGGAGRVAGWTFAALAVGQLGVLVVMNVGAAAAKVAGDAPGIAGANAYTQAFAIFMLPHSLVTVSLLTALYTRLSGHAARDDTAAVRENFSYGLRTIGVYTIFATALLAVLAIPLVRVVLPTLEPGEYRSMAPVVVTLALGLVGLGAWSLSQRIFYAYEDARGMFWIQVAMAGVVVAGTLFGYLVLPVERWVATAGAAISASYLLGAVWGGIRVRDRLGGSVRRVLQVHVRAAVAAGVAAAAGWSVGRLFGDVTVGTFGHAVVVCVVVGPVMLGVYVGLLRLMRVREVDDLLLPLLSRLRRIGRSMGTPGPGDRPSIGRPADDPAGLGGGVLDVVVGRGTLLAGRYRLEQPVPTDLPGVQCWAAHDQILDRPVRAMVLREGRVRQAQDAARRAALVSDPRLLRVLDVGDHEGVPYTVTEPIVGRDLAALTANGPLPADQARAIIGEAAVALEVARRRGVHHLALRPSAVHVTPEGSVLVSGLAMDGELTSHGLGDARSTTRADTVGLVSLLYLTLTGRWPAPHGTDPGRAVVAPVVEGSPVAPAELSPAVPNDLDTLCAVTLGPHDDGPHSPAELIRELEPWGPIAAAEIFGAVDAAAAWGASGTVATAAAAASAAAASRALDPTQTADTSDPDAGDDLADQPARTVQRQSVRSSFDAQGSAPARPGTPPPAIPPEYRHGDPRGTSSGRVSGMSGGSVSPAAHPFQTIVAPVGQIDDAARRPTRQTPQPPQAAPPPTFPPAFASTGGSHPGGPVRGPSAAHPSAPLPSATSSASHSAAPLTGGHPRPVVRPPTAATVRGRAPETGHESFDSLIGRSAEVLARRRFDPTPVVLAIVAIAVVIGLVMAFKALTRPAPPIGGTEGFDISENQGGQQDPAAEGDATDGEAPAEDPATEPPATEAPPAATAPVIASAQMVDPPPGGDDNEHPEAVPAAIDGDPATSWYTRTYNSPTYGMKPGVGYAITLAAPATVTTVTLHVNGTGGMVEVRATDPSTPTQGDVLASGALGPDTVLTLSAPTQTQYIVLWFTALPQTADGSNRVELTEVTVS from the coding sequence ATGAGCGCCGTGACCGGACCGGAGCCCGGCGACGACGGTACGGTCCCGACCGGCAGCGGTGGCGGCGGGCTGGGGCGGAGCACCGCGGTGATGGCCGCAGGCACGGCGGTGTCGCGGGTCCTCGGTGTGGTGCGGGCCGCCGTGCTGGCCGCCGCGATCGGCCTGAACGTCGGTCCGGCCAGCGCGTTCGCCGTGGCCAACTGGCTGCCCACGATGATCTACATGCTCATCGCGGGCGGGGTGCTGAACGCCGTCCTCGTCCCGCAGGTGGTGCGGGCCTACCGCTCGCCGAACGGCCAGGCGTACGTCGACCGGCTGCTGACCCTCTCCGGCGTGCTGCTGCTCGGCCTGACCGTCGTGCTGACCGCTGCGGCCCCGGTGGTCGTGTGGTTCGCGACCCGCGCCGGCAGCTCTGACCCTGAGTTCACCGCGCTGGCGACCGCGTTCGCCCTGTGGTGCATGCCGCAGATCTTCTTCTACGGCACCTACACGCTGCTCGGGCAGGTCCTCAACGCGCGCGGCAGCTTCGGCCCCTACATGTGGGCGCCGGTCGTCAACAACGTCGTCTCGATCGCCGGCTTCGTGACGTTCATCGTGATGTTCGGCCAGTACGAGCGCGGCGGGTCGGCCGGCGACTACGCCTGGTGGGACGGCGGACGCATCGCGGTGCTGGCCGGGTTCACGACCCTCGGCATCGTCGCCCAGGCCGTGGTCCTGGTCATCCCGCTGTATCGCAGCGGCTTCCGGTACCACCCGCGCTTCGACTGGCGCGGCACCGGGCTGGGCGGGGCCGGGCGGGTAGCGGGGTGGACCTTCGCGGCACTCGCCGTGGGGCAGCTCGGTGTGCTCGTCGTCATGAACGTCGGCGCGGCCGCCGCGAAGGTCGCGGGCGACGCCCCGGGCATCGCGGGCGCGAACGCCTACACGCAGGCGTTCGCGATCTTCATGCTGCCGCACTCCCTGGTGACCGTGTCGCTGCTCACCGCGCTCTACACGCGGCTGTCCGGGCACGCCGCACGGGACGACACCGCCGCGGTCCGGGAGAACTTCTCCTACGGGCTGCGCACGATCGGCGTCTACACGATCTTCGCGACTGCTCTCCTTGCCGTGCTGGCGATCCCGCTCGTCCGGGTCGTGCTGCCCACGCTCGAGCCGGGCGAGTACCGGTCGATGGCTCCGGTCGTCGTCACCCTCGCGCTGGGCCTGGTCGGGCTCGGCGCCTGGTCGCTGAGCCAGCGCATCTTCTACGCGTACGAGGACGCCCGGGGCATGTTCTGGATCCAGGTCGCGATGGCCGGGGTCGTGGTGGCCGGCACCCTCTTCGGCTACCTCGTGCTCCCGGTCGAACGGTGGGTGGCGACCGCCGGCGCGGCGATCTCGGCGTCCTACCTGCTCGGCGCCGTCTGGGGCGGGATCAGGGTGCGCGACCGGCTCGGCGGCAGCGTGCGGCGGGTGCTCCAGGTGCACGTCCGGGCAGCTGTGGCCGCGGGCGTCGCGGCGGCGGCCGGCTGGTCGGTCGGCAGACTCTTCGGCGACGTCACCGTGGGTACCTTCGGTCATGCCGTCGTGGTGTGCGTCGTGGTGGGCCCGGTCATGCTCGGGGTGTACGTCGGCCTGCTGCGGCTGATGCGGGTCCGTGAGGTCGACGACCTGCTCCTGCCCCTGCTGAGCCGCCTTCGTCGGATCGGCCGTAGCATGGGCACGCCGGGACCAGGGGATCGCCCGAGCATCGGCCGGCCGGCCGATGACCCGGCCGGGCTCGGAGGTGGAGTTCTGGACGTCGTCGTGGGTCGCGGCACGTTGCTCGCCGGTCGGTACCGGCTCGAGCAGCCTGTCCCCACCGACCTGCCCGGGGTCCAGTGCTGGGCTGCGCACGACCAGATCCTCGACCGGCCGGTGCGCGCCATGGTGCTGCGCGAGGGTCGGGTGCGGCAGGCCCAGGACGCCGCCCGGCGCGCCGCCCTGGTCTCCGACCCACGCCTGCTGCGGGTGCTGGACGTCGGCGACCACGAGGGCGTGCCCTACACCGTCACCGAGCCGATCGTCGGCCGTGACCTCGCCGCGCTCACCGCCAACGGCCCACTGCCGGCCGACCAGGCCCGAGCGATCATCGGCGAGGCCGCCGTGGCTCTCGAGGTCGCGCGCCGGCGCGGCGTGCACCACCTGGCCCTTCGCCCCTCCGCCGTGCACGTGACGCCCGAGGGCTCCGTGCTCGTCTCCGGGCTCGCGATGGACGGCGAGCTGACGTCGCACGGCCTGGGCGACGCGCGGTCGACGACGCGCGCCGACACCGTCGGCCTGGTCTCCCTGCTCTACCTGACCCTCACCGGTCGGTGGCCGGCGCCGCACGGCACGGATCCTGGGCGCGCCGTCGTCGCCCCGGTCGTCGAGGGCAGCCCCGTCGCGCCCGCCGAGCTCTCCCCGGCGGTGCCCAACGACCTGGACACCCTGTGCGCCGTGACGCTCGGCCCGCACGACGACGGGCCGCACAGCCCGGCCGAGCTGATCCGTGAGCTGGAGCCGTGGGGTCCGATCGCCGCCGCCGAGATCTTCGGGGCCGTCGACGCCGCGGCAGCCTGGGGTGCGTCGGGAACTGTCGCCACGGCTGCGGCCGCCGCATCGGCTGCAGCAGCGAGCCGGGCGCTCGATCCGACGCAGACCGCCGACACGAGCGACCCGGACGCGGGAGACGACCTTGCGGACCAGCCCGCACGGACCGTGCAGCGCCAGTCCGTGCGGAGCAGCTTCGACGCGCAGGGATCGGCGCCCGCCAGACCTGGGACGCCGCCGCCGGCGATCCCGCCCGAGTACCGCCACGGCGACCCCCGGGGGACGTCGTCGGGCCGGGTCAGTGGCATGTCGGGTGGATCCGTCAGCCCGGCCGCCCACCCGTTCCAGACGATCGTCGCGCCGGTGGGCCAGATCGACGACGCCGCGCGCCGTCCGACGCGTCAGACTCCTCAGCCACCCCAGGCCGCGCCGCCGCCGACCTTCCCGCCGGCCTTCGCGTCGACCGGCGGATCACACCCCGGCGGTCCGGTCCGTGGACCCTCGGCCGCCCACCCGTCGGCGCCGCTGCCGTCCGCGACCTCGTCTGCGAGCCACTCCGCGGCGCCGCTCACCGGCGGGCACCCGCGTCCCGTGGTCCGCCCGCCGACGGCCGCGACCGTCCGGGGCCGTGCACCGGAGACCGGTCACGAGAGCTTCGACTCGCTCATCGGACGCTCGGCCGAGGTGCTGGCCAGGCGCCGCTTCGACCCGACGCCGGTCGTGCTCGCGATCGTGGCGATCGCCGTGGTCATCGGTCTGGTGATGGCCTTCAAGGCGCTCACGCGGCCGGCCCCTCCGATCGGCGGCACCGAGGGCTTCGACATCTCCGAGAACCAGGGCGGCCAGCAGGACCCTGCGGCGGAGGGTGACGCGACCGACGGCGAAGCCCCCGCGGAGGACCCCGCGACCGAGCCGCCCGCGACCGAGGCACCGCCGGCCGCCACGGCGCCGGTCATCGCCTCCGCACAGATGGTCGACCCGCCGCCGGGCGGGGACGACAACGAGCACCCAGAGGCCGTGCCCGCGGCGATCGACGGCGACCCCGCGACGTCCTGGTACACCCGGACGTACAACTCGCCGACCTACGGCATGAAGCCGGGCGTCGGCTACGCGATCACCCTCGCCGCGCCGGCCACGGTCACCACCGTCACGCTGCACGTCAACGGCACCGGTGGCATGGTCGAGGTCCGGGCCACCGACCCGTCGACACCGACCCAGGGCGACGTCCTCGCGTCCGGGGCCCTGGGGCCCGACACCGTCCTCACCCTGAGCGCACCGACCCAGACCCAGTACATCGTCCTGTGGTTCACCGCCCTGCCGCAGACGGCGGACGGCAGCAACCGGGTCGAGCTCACGGAGGTCACGGTCTCCTGA
- a CDS encoding DUF6049 family protein: protein MTAHAEGTAVAPRALRRGLVGLALALGLVASMPSAAGAAAAVPDAALPVEVDIATVTPQVLQPGENLTVTATLRNNGTTTIAEPRVVVHLDRDPFISRSSLDTWRDADPQADLGSSVLEVDLPSPLPPGGIQTVTATVPAGSVGLRSAATAWGPRGLALSVVDRADPARVRQGVARTFALWFPQQDVTATRLSILVPVVGPPVDPLTGTWGQSFETLTQAGGRLAALLSATQTHPGVTWLLDPWLVDITASDAADPDAPIAGGLVGPNAKAWSAGLLAATTDREVRLLPYGDADVAALAHANAHDLFTDAIRRSEAVASAADLPGSATTAIALPAESLPDLVTAAFVADDGGRALVVGPGELPAPSVLTYTPSGRTTVSTPGDDVTVLVPDERLSTALETGVVRGRSDEQDATDPQLTPTTAALDLLAELAVITRERPNDGRHLLLTVPRDWQPDATIASAQLTALENAPWVRAESIDALVGASDTGVDRGTLPERDVDPAEMPPSEMAAMLAAVTDRQALAQVAQDPAALLGDLDAELFAPVSVAWRADPPGRASVVSRSSAISQSLRGAVTVQPIGFINLISRSGELPVQVTNTLDQPVTVVVALRPSDGRLVADEPVTVTIPAGVEQTVQIPVHAIQSADLGVVVELRTVQGTVINDQTAFTVRVRAEWEGIGTAVIGALLALGVVIGLIRTIRRGRRGTRSAPRLDAGPDALSPEEGHEPADQAPAAGSPA, encoded by the coding sequence ATGACCGCCCACGCCGAGGGCACCGCCGTCGCGCCCCGAGCCCTGCGCCGTGGCCTGGTCGGCCTCGCGCTGGCGCTCGGCCTCGTCGCGTCCATGCCCAGCGCCGCCGGCGCCGCCGCCGCCGTGCCCGATGCGGCGCTGCCGGTCGAGGTCGACATCGCCACGGTCACCCCGCAGGTGCTCCAGCCCGGCGAGAACCTCACGGTGACCGCGACCCTGCGCAACAACGGCACCACGACGATCGCCGAGCCCCGCGTCGTGGTGCACCTGGACCGTGACCCCTTCATCAGCCGGTCGTCCCTCGACACCTGGCGCGACGCCGATCCGCAGGCCGACCTCGGCTCGAGCGTCCTGGAGGTCGACCTGCCCAGCCCGCTGCCGCCGGGCGGGATCCAGACCGTCACGGCGACGGTGCCGGCCGGCTCGGTCGGGCTGCGCTCCGCAGCCACCGCCTGGGGTCCGCGTGGCCTCGCGCTCTCGGTCGTCGACCGGGCCGATCCCGCTCGCGTGCGGCAGGGCGTCGCGCGCACCTTCGCCCTGTGGTTCCCCCAGCAGGACGTCACAGCGACCCGCCTGAGCATCCTGGTGCCGGTCGTCGGCCCGCCGGTGGACCCGCTGACCGGGACCTGGGGCCAGTCCTTCGAGACCCTGACCCAGGCCGGCGGGCGGCTCGCTGCGCTGCTCAGCGCGACGCAGACGCACCCCGGCGTCACCTGGCTCCTCGACCCGTGGCTGGTCGACATCACCGCCTCGGACGCCGCAGACCCCGACGCACCGATCGCCGGCGGACTGGTCGGCCCGAACGCGAAGGCGTGGTCGGCCGGACTCCTCGCCGCGACGACCGACCGGGAGGTCCGGCTGCTGCCCTACGGCGACGCCGACGTCGCAGCCCTCGCGCACGCCAACGCCCACGACCTCTTCACGGACGCGATCCGGCGCTCCGAGGCGGTCGCGTCCGCCGCCGACCTGCCGGGCAGCGCAACCACCGCGATCGCCCTGCCGGCCGAGTCGCTGCCCGATCTCGTGACTGCCGCCTTCGTCGCGGACGACGGCGGCCGGGCCCTGGTCGTGGGTCCTGGTGAGCTCCCGGCCCCGTCCGTCCTGACCTACACACCGTCCGGGCGGACGACCGTCAGCACCCCCGGTGACGACGTCACGGTCCTGGTCCCGGACGAGCGGCTCTCCACCGCCCTCGAGACCGGGGTGGTCCGCGGCCGGAGCGACGAGCAGGACGCGACCGACCCCCAGCTGACACCGACGACTGCTGCGCTCGACCTGCTCGCCGAGCTCGCGGTGATCACCCGCGAGCGCCCCAACGACGGACGCCACCTGCTCCTGACCGTTCCCCGGGACTGGCAGCCCGACGCCACCATCGCCTCGGCACAGCTGACCGCCCTCGAGAACGCGCCCTGGGTCCGTGCCGAGTCGATCGATGCCCTGGTGGGCGCGAGCGACACCGGTGTCGACCGGGGGACCCTCCCGGAGCGCGACGTCGATCCCGCCGAGATGCCCCCGTCCGAGATGGCGGCGATGCTCGCCGCGGTCACGGACCGGCAGGCACTGGCCCAGGTCGCCCAGGACCCTGCGGCCCTGCTCGGCGACCTCGATGCCGAGCTGTTCGCCCCGGTCTCGGTCGCCTGGCGTGCGGACCCCCCCGGCCGGGCCTCTGTCGTGTCCCGCTCGTCCGCGATCAGCCAGAGCCTGCGCGGGGCTGTGACCGTCCAGCCCATCGGCTTCATCAACCTGATCTCGAGGTCCGGTGAGCTGCCGGTGCAGGTGACCAACACGCTGGACCAGCCGGTGACGGTCGTCGTCGCGCTGCGACCGAGCGACGGCCGGCTGGTGGCCGACGAGCCGGTCACCGTCACGATCCCGGCCGGCGTCGAGCAGACCGTGCAGATCCCGGTGCATGCGATCCAGAGTGCCGACCTCGGCGTCGTCGTCGAGCTGCGCACGGTCCAGGGCACCGTGATCAACGACCAGACGGCGTTCACCGTCCGGGTCCGTGCGGAGTGGGAGGGCATCGGCACCGCCGTCATCGGCGCGCTGTTGGCCCTCGGCGTCGTCATCGGGCTGATCCGCACGATCCGCCGCGGGCGCCGCGGGACTCGCTCGGCGCCGCGGCTCGACGCCGGACCCGACGCCCTGTCCCCCGAGGAGGGCCACGAGCCGGCCGACCAGGCCCCGGCCGCCGGGTCGCCGGCATGA
- a CDS encoding NUDIX hydrolase has protein sequence MSSAASDARPGPVPPGGHALRIDLRIGRRSQAHGLPIAEETSAGGLIVERTHGQPHAAVIARRNRAGRLEWCLPKGHLEGIETPEQAAIREIAEETGIHGEILRRLGTIDYWFTGDDRRVHKVVHHFLLEATGGELSVAGDPDGEAEDVAWIAVDDLPERLAYPNERRLAIMAGAVLADLA, from the coding sequence ATGTCCAGCGCCGCCTCCGACGCCCGGCCGGGCCCCGTGCCGCCGGGTGGTCACGCGCTGCGCATCGACCTGCGGATCGGACGCCGGAGCCAGGCGCACGGGCTGCCCATCGCCGAGGAGACGTCCGCCGGCGGGCTCATCGTCGAGCGTACGCACGGCCAGCCGCACGCCGCCGTGATCGCTCGCCGCAACCGGGCCGGGCGGCTCGAGTGGTGCCTGCCCAAGGGTCACCTCGAGGGCATCGAGACGCCCGAGCAGGCAGCGATCCGGGAGATCGCCGAGGAGACCGGCATCCACGGCGAGATCCTGCGTCGGCTCGGCACGATCGACTACTGGTTCACCGGCGACGACCGCCGGGTGCACAAGGTGGTCCACCACTTCCTGCTGGAGGCCACCGGCGGCGAGCTGAGCGTCGCCGGCGACCCGGACGGCGAGGCCGAGGACGTCGCGTGGATCGCCGTCGACGACCTGCCCGAACGCCTGGCGTACCCCAACGAGCGTCGCCTCGCCATCATGGCCGGCGCGGTGCTCGCCGACCTCGCATGA
- a CDS encoding CCA tRNA nucleotidyltransferase, with product MQRRAAGVLTDLAPDAVELGAAFAAQGHELALVGGPVRDAFLGRVSADLDFATSATPDQTEAILARWGDAHWDIGKAFGTIGARRFARSGGRDVVVEVTTYRADSYDVGSRKPEVAFGDTLEGDLSRRDFTVNAMAVRLPELTFVDPFDGLADLARRVLRTPVTAEQSFDDDPLRMMRAARFTAQLGFEPADDVRVAMQRMAGRIEIVSAERIRDELVRLLLAPDPRPGLELMVETGLADHVLPELPALRLEIDEHHRHKDVYQHSLTVLAQAIELETGTIDQPTGPVPGPDLVLRLAALLHDVGKPATRRFEGGGGVSFHHHELVGAKLAARRLKALRFDKETVRDVARLTELHLRFHGYGDGAWTDSAVRRYVTDAGPLLERLHRLTRSDCTTRNRRKADQLSFAYDDLEHRIAELREHESLAAIRPDLDGQQIMAILGIPAGPQVGEAYRFLLELRMENGPAGPGVAERALRDWWATRSQA from the coding sequence CTGCAACGCCGGGCCGCGGGTGTCCTGACCGACCTGGCGCCCGACGCCGTCGAGCTCGGTGCCGCCTTCGCCGCCCAGGGGCACGAGCTCGCCCTGGTCGGCGGCCCGGTGCGCGACGCGTTCCTCGGCCGGGTCAGTGCGGACCTCGACTTCGCGACCTCGGCAACACCGGACCAGACCGAGGCGATCCTGGCCCGCTGGGGCGACGCGCACTGGGACATCGGCAAGGCCTTCGGCACGATCGGCGCCCGCCGGTTCGCCCGCTCCGGCGGGCGGGACGTCGTCGTCGAGGTCACGACCTACCGGGCCGACTCCTACGATGTCGGCTCGCGCAAGCCGGAGGTGGCCTTCGGCGACACCCTCGAGGGTGACCTCTCGCGGCGGGACTTCACCGTCAACGCGATGGCCGTCCGGCTGCCCGAGCTGACCTTCGTCGACCCGTTCGACGGCCTGGCGGACCTGGCCCGACGGGTCCTGCGGACGCCGGTGACCGCCGAGCAGTCCTTCGACGACGACCCGCTGCGCATGATGCGCGCGGCCCGCTTCACCGCCCAGCTGGGCTTCGAGCCGGCCGACGACGTCCGGGTCGCGATGCAGCGGATGGCCGGCCGGATCGAGATCGTCTCGGCCGAGCGGATCCGGGACGAGCTGGTCAGGCTGCTCCTGGCACCCGACCCGCGGCCCGGGCTCGAGCTCATGGTCGAGACCGGACTCGCCGACCACGTCCTGCCGGAGCTGCCCGCGCTGCGCCTGGAGATCGACGAGCACCACCGCCACAAGGACGTCTACCAGCACTCGCTGACCGTCCTGGCCCAGGCGATCGAGCTCGAGACCGGGACGATCGACCAGCCGACCGGCCCGGTGCCGGGCCCGGACCTCGTGCTGCGGCTCGCGGCTCTGCTGCACGACGTGGGCAAGCCCGCCACGCGCCGGTTCGAGGGCGGCGGCGGGGTCAGCTTCCACCACCACGAGCTGGTCGGCGCCAAGCTCGCCGCGCGCAGGCTCAAGGCGCTGCGCTTCGACAAGGAGACCGTCCGGGACGTCGCGCGGCTCACCGAGCTGCACCTGCGTTTCCACGGGTACGGCGACGGCGCGTGGACCGACTCCGCGGTCCGCCGGTACGTGACCGACGCGGGCCCGCTGCTCGAGCGGCTGCACCGGCTGACCCGGTCCGACTGCACGACCCGGAACCGGCGCAAGGCCGATCAGCTGTCGTTCGCGTACGACGACCTCGAGCACCGCATCGCCGAGCTGCGCGAGCACGAGTCGCTCGCCGCGATCCGGCCCGACCTGGACGGGCAGCAGATCATGGCGATCCTCGGCATCCCCGCCGGTCCCCAGGTGGGCGAGGCCTACC